One window of the Streptomyces sp. TS71-3 genome contains the following:
- a CDS encoding acyl-CoA dehydrogenase family protein, with product MPPTANPPAFDPEDPLGLDDLLSSEDLDIRKTVRGWAADRVLPRVADWYETGELPEVRELARELGALGALGMSLEGYGCAGASAVQYGLACLELEAADSGIRSLVSVQGSLAMYAIHRFGSEEQKQHWLPRMAAGEVIGCFGLTEPDHGSDPAGMRTRARRDGTDWVLSGRKMWITNGSVAGVAVVWAGTDDGVRGFLVPADAPGFSAPEIKHKWSLRASVTSELVLDDVRLPADAVLPGVTGLRGPLSCLGHARYGIVWGAMGAARTCFETAVDYARSREQFGRPIGGFQLTQAKLADMALELHKGILLAHHLGRRMDAGRIRPEQVSFGKLNNTREALEICRTARTILGANGISLEYPVMRHATNLESVLTYEGTVEMHQLVLGKALTGLDAFR from the coding sequence ATGCCCCCTACAGCGAACCCGCCGGCGTTCGACCCGGAGGACCCCCTCGGGCTCGACGACCTGCTGAGCAGCGAGGACCTGGACATCCGCAAGACCGTCCGCGGCTGGGCCGCGGACCGCGTCCTGCCGCGGGTCGCCGACTGGTACGAGACCGGGGAGCTCCCCGAGGTCAGGGAACTCGCCCGCGAACTGGGCGCGCTCGGAGCCCTGGGCATGTCGCTGGAGGGCTACGGCTGCGCCGGCGCCAGCGCCGTCCAGTACGGCCTGGCGTGCCTGGAGTTGGAGGCCGCCGACTCCGGAATCCGCTCCCTGGTGTCCGTGCAGGGCTCCCTCGCCATGTACGCGATCCACCGCTTCGGGTCCGAGGAGCAGAAGCAGCACTGGCTGCCGCGGATGGCGGCCGGCGAGGTCATCGGCTGCTTCGGCCTCACCGAGCCGGACCACGGCTCCGACCCGGCCGGCATGCGCACCCGCGCCCGCCGCGACGGCACGGACTGGGTGCTCAGCGGCCGCAAGATGTGGATCACCAACGGCTCGGTCGCCGGAGTCGCCGTCGTGTGGGCGGGTACCGACGACGGCGTGCGCGGATTCCTCGTCCCTGCGGACGCCCCGGGCTTCTCCGCGCCCGAGATCAAGCACAAGTGGTCCCTGCGGGCCTCGGTCACCAGCGAGCTCGTCCTCGACGACGTCCGGCTGCCCGCCGACGCCGTGCTGCCCGGGGTGACCGGGCTGCGCGGCCCGCTGAGCTGCCTCGGCCACGCCCGCTACGGCATCGTCTGGGGCGCGATGGGGGCCGCACGGACCTGCTTCGAGACGGCCGTCGACTACGCCCGCAGCCGGGAGCAGTTCGGCCGGCCGATCGGCGGCTTCCAGCTCACCCAGGCCAAGCTCGCCGACATGGCGCTCGAACTGCACAAGGGGATCCTGCTCGCCCACCACCTCGGGCGCCGCATGGACGCCGGGCGCATCAGGCCGGAGCAGGTCAGCTTCGGAAAGCTCAACAACACCCGCGAGGCTCTGGAGATCTGCCGGACCGCGAGGACGATCCTGGGCGCCAACGGGATCTCACTGGAGTACCCCGTGATGCGGCACGCCACGAACCTGGAGTCGGTGCTGACGTACGAGGGCACCGTGGAGATGCATCAGCTCGTGCTGGGCAAGGCGCTCACCGGGCTCGACGCCTTCCGGTAG
- a CDS encoding cell division protein SepF: protein MGSVRKASAWLGLVDDNDDERYYDGYEEDGPERGTADAWVTDPRVRVASDTAEDQGQRIGTVTPDSFRDARIIGEMFREGVPVIMNLTAMEPADAKRVVDFAAGLIFGLRGSIDRVASRVFLLTPAHTEIVSGAAVARPSDGFFNQS, encoded by the coding sequence ATGGGATCGGTGCGCAAGGCGAGTGCCTGGCTTGGCCTCGTCGACGACAACGATGACGAGCGTTACTACGACGGCTACGAGGAAGACGGTCCCGAGCGGGGGACCGCCGACGCCTGGGTGACCGACCCGCGGGTGCGCGTCGCGAGCGACACGGCCGAGGACCAGGGCCAGCGGATCGGCACGGTCACCCCGGACAGCTTCCGCGACGCCCGCATCATCGGCGAGATGTTCCGGGAGGGTGTCCCGGTCATCATGAACCTCACGGCGATGGAGCCCGCCGACGCCAAGCGCGTCGTGGACTTCGCGGCGGGGCTGATCTTCGGGCTGCGCGGTTCGATCGACCGGGTGGCCAGCCGCGTCTTCCTGCTGACCCCGGCCCACACCGAGATCGTCAGCGGTGCGGCCGTCGCCCGTCCCTCGGACGGGTTCTTCAACCAGAGCTGA